A single Ptiloglossa arizonensis isolate GNS036 chromosome 2, iyPtiAriz1_principal, whole genome shotgun sequence DNA region contains:
- the LOC143143861 gene encoding enhancer of split mbeta protein: MFGGELVEGISSGCTMAPHTSYTPVGGIEYEEPVSRTYQYRKVMKPMLERKRRARINRCLDELKDLMVTALQAEGENVAKLEKADILELTVRHLHTLRAARRLTLTPENSYADRFRDGFTQCAQEVSSFLSTPVAATVHPAAGAQLMRHLGGCLRRFEGPASDSLGNTEISATTINSNSKASLVSPMTNVMVNVPQNVYTPPQSPVSMMSSSGEYSETSNSVWRPW, encoded by the exons ATGTTTGGTGGGGAGCTGGTCGAAGGTATAAGTAGCGG TTGTACGATGGCACCGCACACCAGTTACACGCCGGTCGGTGGTATAGAATACGAGGAACCGGTATCGAGGACTTATCAATACAGAAAAGTCATGAAACCGATGCTGGAGAGGAAAAGACGGGCAAGGATCAATCGTTGCCTCGACGAATTGAAGGATCTGATGGTGACGGCGCTCCAGGCTGAAGGAGAGAACGTAGCCAAGTTGGAAAAGGCTGACATTCTTGAACTTACCGTTCGTCATCTGCATACTCTCAGAGCTGCCAGAAGACTGACCCTAACGCCGGAAAACAGCTATGCCGACAGATTCAGGGATGGGTTTACCCAGTGCGCTCaggaagtttcgtcgtttctttcgacaCCTGTAGCCGCTACTGTTCACCCAGCCGCTGGTGCACAACTAATGAGACACCTCGGTGGCTGtcttcgacgattcgaaggACCCGCTTCGGATTCTCTTGGAAACACAGAGATTAGCGCAACAACTATCAACTCGAACAGCAAAGCTTCACTTGTCAGTCCAATGACCAACGTCATGGTGAACGTACCACAGAACGTTTACACACCGCCACAAAGTCCTGTTAGCATGATGAGCTCCTCGGGAGAATACTCGGAAACATCCAATTCCGTTTGGAGACCTTGGTGA